A genome region from Glycine max cultivar Williams 82 chromosome 5, Glycine_max_v4.0, whole genome shotgun sequence includes the following:
- the LOC100804190 gene encoding lysM domain-containing GPI-anchored protein 2, giving the protein MFAGKGAVWFSRAVALAAIAVVACVGLTQAQPEARFNCNSANIPTCRALISYSHPNTTTLGDIQKLFNVKHILDIVGANNLPSNATKTYAVGPNEVVKVPFPCRCSNNTGLSDRVPLYRIKKGDTLYYIATTTFAGLMKWPQIQVANNIANANNITTGDMLYIPLPCSCDEVGGKSVVHYAHLVAPQSTVEGIAEEFGTTQQILLNLNGISDPKNLQAGQILDVPLQACSSNVKNDSLDYPLLVPNATYAYTAHECVKCKCDSSNNFILQCEPSQLKPTNWSVCPSMECSANVLIGKTISSDSCNRTTCAYTGYRFHNISAEAVTENTCAVPPTPSGSGGSTGSDSGASRSTLQGLFWSNLFIVIHFVLFLVYVL; this is encoded by the exons atgtttgcaGGGAAAGGGGCTGTTTGGTTCTCCAGAGCGGTGGCGTTGGCAGCAATCGCGGTGGTAGCTTGCGTTGGCCTTACACAGGCCCAACCCGAGGCCAGGTTCAACTGCAACAGCGCGAACATCCCCACGTGTCGCGCGCTCATAAGCTACTCTCACCCGAACACCACCACCCTCGGCGACATCCAAAAGCTCTTCAACGTGAAACACATCCTCGACATCGTGGGAGCGAACAACCTCCCAAGCAACGCCACAAAAACATACGCGGTGGGCCCCAACGAGGTTGTGAAGGTCCCTTTCCCGTGCAGGTGCAGCAACAACACGGGACTCTCGGACCGTGTTCCGCTGTACAGGATCAAGAAGGGGGACACGCTGTACTACATCGCGACGACGACGTTCGCGGGTCTGATGAAGTGGCCGCAGATCCAGGTGGCCAATAACATAGCCAACGCGAATAATATCACCACCGGGGACATGCTTTATATTCCGCTGCCGTGTAGCTGCGACGAGGTGGGTGGGAAGAGTGTGGTGCACTATGCGCATCTTGTGGCGCCGCAGAGCACCGTGGAGGGGATTGCGGAGGAGTTTGGTACCACTCAGCAGATACTGCTCAACCTTAATGGAATTTCTGACCCCAAAAATCTTCAGGCAGGGCAGATTCTCGATGTTCCCCTCCAAG CTTGTTCCTCGAATGTGAAAAATGATTCATTGGACTATCCCTTGCTTGTCCCAAATGCTACTTACGCCTATACTGCCCATGAATGCGTCAAATGCAAGTGTGACTCCAGTAACAATTTCAT ATTACAATGTGAGCCATCCCAACTCAAACCAACCAACTGGTCTGTTTGCCCCTCTATGGAATGCTCAGCCAACGTCTTGATTGGCAAAACCATTTCCTCAGATTCCTGCAATCGCACAACCTGCGCCTATACTGGTTATAGATTCCACAATATCTCTGCAGAAGCTGTAACTGAGAACACTTGTGCTG TGCCGCCGACTCCGAGTGGTTCAGGAGGATCAACTGGTTCTGATTCAGGAGCGTCAAGGAGCACCTTGCAAGGCTTGTTTTGGAGTAATCTTTTCATTGTCATTCACTTTGTCCTCTTTCTTGTCTATGTTTTGTAG
- the PG7 gene encoding polygalacturonase precursor isoform X2, with translation MDACMLTQFHFLCTNLTLYKTLFTHNSSFTELLDRSFFLHHNLLTYTSHILHVNSIAFAWLEKLPELTKFEEKTHSYNQVDGTLMAPDGPNSWPEADSRNQWLVFYRLDQMTLNGTGTIEGNGDKWWDLPCKPHRGPSGKTLSGPCGSPAMIRFFMSSNLKVNGLKIQNSPQFHMIFNGCQGVLIDKLSISSPKLSPNTDGIHVENSKYVGIYNSMISNGDDCISIGPGSSNVDIAGLTCGPSHGISIGSLGVHNSQACVSNLTVRDSIIRESDNGLRIKTWQGGMGSVSSLRFENIQMENVGNCIIIDQYYCMSKECLNQTSAVHVNDVSYSNIKGTYDVRTAPIHFACSDTVACTNITLSEVELLPFEGALLDDPFCWNAYGTQETLTIPPINCLREGDPETVGDLSEYQCS, from the exons ATGGATGCATGCATGCTAACACAATTCCACTTTCTCTGTACAAATCTTACCCTCTATAAAACCCTCTTCACACACAACTCAAGTTTCACTGAGCTACTCGATCGATCATTCTTTTTGCACCACAATTTGCTTACATACACTAGTCACATATTGCACGTCAACTCCATTGCCTTTGCATGGTTAGAGAAACTTCCCGAACTCACAAAGTTTGAGGAAAAAACACACTCATATAATCAG GTGGATGGAACACTAATGGCACCAGACGGGCCAAATTCGTGGCCAGAAGCAGATAGCCGCAATCAATGGCTTGTATTTTATCGACTTGACCAAATGACTCTTAATGGTACAGGAACCATAGAAGGGAATGGAGACAAATGGTGGGATCTCCCCTGCAAACCTCACAGG GGTCCCAGTGGAAAAACTTTGTCAGGGCCATGTGGCAGTCCTGCT ATGATACGGTTCTTCATGAGCTCCAATTTGAAGGTGAATGggttgaaaattcaaaacagTCCTCAGTTCCACATGATATTCAATGGCTGCCAAGGAGTACTGATCGATAAGCTCTCCATTTCTTCACCAAAACTCAGCCCCAACACCGATGGAATCCATGTAGAGAATTCCAAATATGTTGGGATATATAACTCCATGATAAGCAATG GTGACGATTGCATTTCAATCGGACCCGGGTCCTCAAACGTGGACATTGCTGGTTTAACTTGTGGTCCTAGCCACGGGATTAG CATAGGAAGCCTTGGAGTGCACAATTCCCAGGCATGTGTGTCCAACTTAACAGTCCGTGACAGCATCATAAGGGAATCAGACAACGGGCTCAGAATCAAGACATGGCAAGGTGGAATGGGATCAGTGTCAAGTCTGAGATTCGAAAACATCCAGATGGAGAACGTTGGAAATTGCATCATAATAGACCAATACTACTGTATGTCAAAGGAATGTCTAAACCAGACTTCAGCTGtgcatgtgaatgatgtgtccTACAGCAACATAAAGGGCACCTATGATGTGAGAACTGCTCCTATTCACTTTGCTTGCAGTGACACTGTTGCCTGCACAAACATAACACTCTCTGAGGTTGAGCTTTTGCCATTCGAAGGAGCATTGCTGGATGACCCTTTTTGCTGGAATGCTTATGGGACACAAGAGACCTTGACTATACCTCCAATTAATTGCTTAAGGGAAGGTGACCCTGAGACAGTGGGCGATCTTTCAGAATATCAATGCAGTTAA
- the LOC100803663 gene encoding 1-Cys peroxiredoxin isoform X1, with protein sequence MPGITIGDTIPDLQVETNQGKINLHQFCADGWTILFSHPGDFTPVCTTELGKMAQYAKEFYQRGVKLLGLSCDDVQSHNEWIKDIEAYTPGAKVNYPIIADPKREIIK encoded by the exons ATGCCAGGCATTACCATTGGAGACACTATTCCTGACCTTCAAGTTGAAACTAACCAAGGAAAAATCAACCTTCATCAGTTCTGTGCTGATGGCTGGACCATCCTTTTCTCTCACCCAG GTGATTTCACCCCGGTTTGTACCACTGAGCTTGGCAAGATGGCTCAGTATGCTAAGGAGTTTTATCAACGAGGAGTGAAGTTATTGGGTTTATCTTGTGATGACGTACAATCCCACAATGAGTGGATCAAAGACATTGAAGCCTACACT CCAGGTGCGAAGGTGAACTATCCAATAATTGCTGATCCCAAGAGAGAAATCATCAAGTAA
- the LOC100802603 gene encoding glycine-rich RNA-binding protein 4, mitochondrial encodes MTMEMNMLASSFTGYAKPFASVNPSLLPFRASSLRHDYPLASKIVVKNLPYSTGETTLQKEFSNFGKIAEGKLVKDMNTKRSKGIAFIQYTCQDDAMLALETMDQKDFYGRTIGVEIARLGWDDFGASPRASGPPKKWHLPEQGEVVDCWY; translated from the exons ATGACGATGGAGATGAATATGCTGGCTTCTTCGTTCACTGGTTATGCAAAACCCTTTGCAAGTGTAAACCCTTCTCTTCTTCCCTTCAGGGCTTCTTCTCTGCGCCATGACTACCCTCTTGCAAGCAAAATTGTTGTTAAAA ATTTACCATATTCTACCGGTGAGACTACTTTGCAGAaggaattttcaaattttggcaAGATAGCTGAAGGTAAAT TG GTTAAAGATATGAACACAAAAAGATCTAAGGGTATTGCTTTCATTCAATATACATGTCAAGATGATGCCATGCTTGCACTAGAAACCATGGATCAGAAG GATTTTTATGGTCGAACAATCGGCGTGGAAATTGCAAGACTGGGTTGGGATGATTTTGGTGCATCCCCAAGGGCCTCAGGACCCCCAAAGAAGTGGCATTTGCCTGAGCAAGGGGAAGTGGTAGATTGCTGGTACTGA
- the LOC100799215 gene encoding probable E3 ubiquitin-protein ligase ATL44, which translates to MAETPSPSLSQSPSPPFGPIISDGQVGGFDWMVLLAAILCAFVCALGLNTMLQCACRVFTEPRQWIASRRLNSGLKRKEMVALPTSTYTTHSSAASSPSSSPNSSTCVICLAEFSDGDPIRFLPKCNHYFHVVCIDKWLLSHSSCPTCRHLLKSNDSLHSLQ; encoded by the coding sequence ATGGCTGAaactccctctccctctctctctcagtCTCCCTCACCCCCCTTTGGCCCCATCATAAGTGATGGCCAAGTTGGTGGATTCGATTGGATGGTCCTTTTGGCAGCAATTTTATGTGCCTTTGTGTGTGCTCTTGGCCTCAACACAATGTTACAATGTGCTTGTCGTGTCTTCACAGAGCCTCGCCAATGGATTGCTTCACGCAGGCTCAACTCTGGCCTCAAGAGAAAGGAAATGGTGGCTTTGCCAACCTCAACTTACACTACACACTCTTCTGCTGCCTCTTCTCCATCTTCTTCACCTAATTCTAGTACTTGTGTCATTTGCTTGGCTGAGTTCTCTGATGGGGACCCTATAAGGTTCCTTCCAAAGTGCAATCACTATTTCCATGTGGTTTGCATTGACAAGTGGCTACTCTCTCACTCTTCTTGCCCTACTTGCAGGCACCTCCTCAAGTCAAATGATTCTCTTCACTCCTTACAGTAG
- the PG7 gene encoding polygalacturonase precursor isoform X1 translates to MDLIRVFFTLCITVILLNHNFGNVEGRYHHHTKQKKVSTAPADSSTEPEKPSVPPPSDSPSVPSDPSASPPSNSPSVPSDPYPKDNQTSSSDCVFDVRSFGAVGDGCADDTRAFRAAWKAACAVDSGVVLAPENYIFKISSTIFSGPCKPGLVFQVDGTLMAPDGPNSWPEADSRNQWLVFYRLDQMTLNGTGTIEGNGDKWWDLPCKPHRGPSGKTLSGPCGSPAMIRFFMSSNLKVNGLKIQNSPQFHMIFNGCQGVLIDKLSISSPKLSPNTDGIHVENSKYVGIYNSMISNGDDCISIGPGSSNVDIAGLTCGPSHGISIGSLGVHNSQACVSNLTVRDSIIRESDNGLRIKTWQGGMGSVSSLRFENIQMENVGNCIIIDQYYCMSKECLNQTSAVHVNDVSYSNIKGTYDVRTAPIHFACSDTVACTNITLSEVELLPFEGALLDDPFCWNAYGTQETLTIPPINCLREGDPETVGDLSEYQCS, encoded by the exons ATGGATCTCATTCGTGTCTTTTTCACTCTATGCATCACTGTGATACTTTTGAACCATAATTTTGGAAATGTGGAGGGAAGATACCACCATCATACTAAGCAGAAGAAAGTTTCCACTGCTCCTGCTGATTCTTCAACTGAGCCAGAGAAACCTTCAGTTCCACCCCCTTCTGATTCTCCAAGTGTTCCTTCTGACCCTTCGGCATCACCACCTTCTAATTCTCCAAGTGTTCCTTCTGACCCTTATCCGAAAGATAACCAAACTTCCTCTTCTGACTGTGTTTTCGATGTGAGATCCTTTGGGGCAGTTGGAGATGGCTGTGCTGATGACACACGTGCATTCAGGGCAGCATGGAAAGCAGCATGTGCTGTGGACTCCGGGGTTGTTCTTGCTCCAGAAAACTACATCTTTAAGATCTCTTCAACTATTTTTTCAGGTCCATGCAAACCAGGATTGGTATTCCAA GTGGATGGAACACTAATGGCACCAGACGGGCCAAATTCGTGGCCAGAAGCAGATAGCCGCAATCAATGGCTTGTATTTTATCGACTTGACCAAATGACTCTTAATGGTACAGGAACCATAGAAGGGAATGGAGACAAATGGTGGGATCTCCCCTGCAAACCTCACAGG GGTCCCAGTGGAAAAACTTTGTCAGGGCCATGTGGCAGTCCTGCT ATGATACGGTTCTTCATGAGCTCCAATTTGAAGGTGAATGggttgaaaattcaaaacagTCCTCAGTTCCACATGATATTCAATGGCTGCCAAGGAGTACTGATCGATAAGCTCTCCATTTCTTCACCAAAACTCAGCCCCAACACCGATGGAATCCATGTAGAGAATTCCAAATATGTTGGGATATATAACTCCATGATAAGCAATG GTGACGATTGCATTTCAATCGGACCCGGGTCCTCAAACGTGGACATTGCTGGTTTAACTTGTGGTCCTAGCCACGGGATTAG CATAGGAAGCCTTGGAGTGCACAATTCCCAGGCATGTGTGTCCAACTTAACAGTCCGTGACAGCATCATAAGGGAATCAGACAACGGGCTCAGAATCAAGACATGGCAAGGTGGAATGGGATCAGTGTCAAGTCTGAGATTCGAAAACATCCAGATGGAGAACGTTGGAAATTGCATCATAATAGACCAATACTACTGTATGTCAAAGGAATGTCTAAACCAGACTTCAGCTGtgcatgtgaatgatgtgtccTACAGCAACATAAAGGGCACCTATGATGTGAGAACTGCTCCTATTCACTTTGCTTGCAGTGACACTGTTGCCTGCACAAACATAACACTCTCTGAGGTTGAGCTTTTGCCATTCGAAGGAGCATTGCTGGATGACCCTTTTTGCTGGAATGCTTATGGGACACAAGAGACCTTGACTATACCTCCAATTAATTGCTTAAGGGAAGGTGACCCTGAGACAGTGGGCGATCTTTCAGAATATCAATGCAGTTAA
- the LOC100803663 gene encoding 1-Cys peroxiredoxin isoform X2, which produces MVDPDEKDSVGNLPSRALHIVSPDLKIKLSFLYPATTGRNMDEVLRVIESLQKASKFKVATPANWKPGDPVVISPGVTNEQAKEMFPKGFETVDLPSKKEYLRLTKV; this is translated from the exons ATGGTTGACCCTGATGAGAAAGATTCCGTTGGCAACCTACCTTCAAGGGCTCTTCATATTGTTAGCCCAGATTTGAAG ATCAAGCTAAGTTTTCTGTACCCTGCAACAACTGGGAGGAACATGGATGAGGTGCTGAGGGTGATAGAGTCATTGCAGAAGGCCTCAAAGTTCAAGGTTGCTACCCCAGCAAACTGGAAGCCAGGGGACCCTGTTGTCATATCCCCTGGTGTCACCAATGAGCAAGCCAAGGAAATGTTCCCTAAAGGCTTCGAGACTGTGGATCTTCCATCAAAGAAGGAGTATTTGCGTTTAACTAAAGTTTGA